In Isosphaera pallida ATCC 43644, the sequence ACAGCGCTCGATGCCTCAATACATCAAGGCGAACCAGCTCATCCGCGACGGCAAAATCGGCCAGGTGTTCAAAGCCCATCTGAGTTGGAACCGTTGGGTGCCCAACCGGATGAAGCGCTACGATCCGGGGGTCGATCCCGCGTCGGTCGATTGGAAAGGGTTTCTCGGCAATGCCCCCGAACAACCCTTCGACGGCTACCGCTTCCGCAACTGGCGCTGGTTTTGGGACTTCGGCGGCGGTATCCTCACCGACCTGATGGTGCATCAAATCGACATCGCCCACTGGTTCCTCGACCTCAAGGAGCCGCAGCGGGCCGCGGCCTTTGGCCGCAAGGTGGCCGCCGAGGCGTGGGAAACGCCCGACACGATCGAATGCGTTTTAGACTACGGCCCCCCCCTCCAGACCTTCTTCGAAGGCGGCTTCTCCAATGCCCGCAATCGAGCCATGATCACCTTCATAGGCACCAGCGGCACGATCTACCTCGACCGAGGCCGCTACGAATTCACTCCCGCCGACGCCGAAACGCCCACCGAAACCCTTGTCCTGGGCACCGACCCCCGCAAAGGTCTCGACTTTTACGACAATCCCGACGGCGAAACGCTCCACATAGCCGACTGGCTCGACGCGATCCGCACCCGCCGCGTCCCCAACGCCCCCGTCGAAGCCGGTGTCACTGCTGCCAATGCCGCCCACCTCGGCAACCAGGCGTATCGATCCGGCCAGGTCGCCGTGATGCGATCCAACCCGGTGTGAACTGGACATGTCTCCGACAATCCTCGTTCGACACGTCCACCTCGATCCTCCTTACAAAGCGCTTCTCCCCTCAAAACCCGTTGAGGGGGAGCGCATCGTTCGCGTCAGCTCAAGATAGTTGGTTGGGTTGTGGCGATTTTTTGAATTTTGGGTTTTTGCTTGACTTATCGGTAGGACGGCGGTGATTTTGAGACAAAGTGGAGTCAACCGTTTGAAACCGAGTCTCAACGTCCTTTGACGAGTCATCCCTATGAATCCCACGCGACGGCGTCGCGCGACCTGGGCACCGGTCGCCGCGGCCCTGATCGGTTGGGGAGCGACCCTGGGCGTCGCCCTCCCCGTGTCCGTCTCCCGCGTTCAGGCTCAGAACGCGGAGAACTCCCCGGCGCGTCTGGTTCCGGGCGAGCAACTGGTCTACTATCTTGAATGGGTCGGTCTGGACGCCCGCCGCGACGACTGGAACCGCACCGCCGCCGCTCAGGTTCTCAACGAAGCCGGATATGGACGAATCCTTAACCAAATCGTTGAGCAAATCGCCTCCTATGCGGAACGATCGATGGGGCCCAATGGGCCCGACCTTGATTTCGTTCGCGCCGTAGTGACACGGGTGGTCGATCGCGGCTTCGCCCTGGGGGTTCAGGCCAACTTCGCCGAGCCGGTTCAGGGGAATCCATTACGCGCGGCGGTGGCGGTCTTCACCGGAGTGGGCCGCAATGATCTGCGGCCGACTCTCGAGGTGCTGCTGGGGCAATTCGGGTTCAACACGGTCCAAGCCGAAGACGTAACCTATTGGATTTTGCCGCCGCCCCCTGTCTTTGAAACTGCCGCGATCTGGTTCGTGGGCGAGGACCTGGTCATCGCCGCCGGGCAGGACAACGTGGCCCAACTCGTCAACGACGTAGCCCAGGGTCGCTCCCCTAGCGCTCTGAAGAACCCGATTCGTGAACGTCTGGTCAACCCGACCGATGCCCAGGCAATCCGGGCGCTCGGTCTGGGCTTCATCGAATTGGAAGGGGTGCCGTTCGGCGCCGCCAGTCAAGCGTTGGGCCTGGATGGTCTCAAGCGTGTCGAGTCGGTCATCGGTTTTCAAGGCGCGGCTCTGGCGACCGAAGCCCGGATCGTGGCACCCGCGCCTCGTCGCGGGCTATTGACCCTGCTGGATCAACCGGGACTCGATTGGGACAACCCGCCGCCCATCCCCGCCGAGGTCAACGACTTCACCATCGTCTCGTTCGACCCCGCCGCCGCCATCAAGCTGGCCAAGACCCTGACCGGCGAGTTCGACCCCCGCGCCCCCGCTCAAATCGACCAGACGCTCGCGGACATCAAAACGCGATTTCAAATCGATCTCGAAGGCGACTGGATCAAGGCGATTGGTCACCAGTTCTCGTTCTTTGTGGTGCCGCCCTCCGAAAACGACAACCTGAACATGCTTTATTTCCGCGTTCCCAAGGTGGCGATGGTGGCCCAACCGCGCGACCCGGCCCAATTCCGCGCCGGGTTGGATCGGACCATGAACGCCGTCAACCCCCTGCTGGCCAACGCGGGGATGCCGATGTTCGACGCCGCGTTTGAAGAAATGGGGATGCGCTTCGAGTTTCCCGAGGGTCCGCCCGCCAGCGGACAGTTGCAATTCCGCAAGCTCAAAACCGGCGACGGCTGGGCGTTGACGATTCCCCCGGCGGTCTTTCCGATGAATGTCGGAGTACGGCCCACCGCGCTGGTCGGTCCGCGCGACTTCGTGCTGAGCGTCTCGCCCGAGGCCGCCCGCCAAGTGACCGCCATCCGCGCGGGCGAACAACCATCCTGGTTTGAACAAAAGTCTAATCGTCAATTGATCCAGGACTTGAAGACGGGCGGCAAGCCGATCCTGTTCGCCATCACCGACCCCCGCGACACCACGCCGCAGTTCCTCATGAATGTGCCGGCGATGGTGCAAGGTCTCGCGGGCTTCACCGCCTACCTCAACCCGGACGCGCCTCCGTTCGTGCTGGAGATCGACCCCGACGACATCCCCTCGCGGGCGTCGCTTCGAAAGCCGCTCTTTCCCAACACCGTGCTGGCCAGCGTGGACGACTTCGGCCTGACCATTCGCACCCGCACCTCGCTGCCCGCGGCTAACGTCGGCGTGAGCACCGGGGCGTTCGCCACCGCCTTGATGCTGCCTGCCGTGCAGTCAGCCCGCGAGGCGGCCCGTCGCACCCAGTGCGCCAACAATCTCAAGCAAATGGCGATCGCCGCCTTCAATTACGAAGTCGTGTATGGACGATTCCCCGACGACATCCGCGACCCCAAAACCGGCGAGCCGCTGCTGTCGTGGCGGGTGGCGATTCTGCCCTATCTGGAACAACAAAATCTCTACAATCGCTTCAAGCTGGACGAACCCTGGGACAGCCCGCACAACCTGGAATTGCTCAACGAGATGCCGGCGATCTTCCGTTGTCCCTCGGACGACACAATGGGTGAAGGGATGACTGGCTATCTCTCGTTCCGTGGTCCCGGAGCGTTTCTGGATCGTCCTGGCGGAACGTCGCTCGTCGAGATCTCTGACGGCACCTCGAACACGATCATGGTGGCCGAGGGCTTGGAGGGTGTTGAGTGGACCCGGCCCCGGGACTTCACGTTCGACCCCGAGGCGGAGATGCCAGTGGAGGGGATCGGCTCGAAGCATCCTGGCGGGTACAACGCCCTGTTCGGGGATGGCTCGGTGCGGTTCCTGCGAACCACGCTCGACCCGCAAACCCTCAAGGCGCTCATCACCCGAAACGGGGGCGAGATCATCAATCCCAACGGACTGTTGCCCTAAACCCTAGGTTCCGAACCTCACGAGGACGCTCATCATGATTCGCACTCGCTCGTGGATCCCTTGCGGGATCGCGGCGCTCGTTCTGGTCGGGCCGGGGACGTTGGCCCTGGCCCAGACCGAACCGCGTCCGTTGCAGATCATCCCCGCCGAAGAGGTGTTCGGCGTCATCGGCTCGCGCGGCCTCAACGCCGATCGCGCCGCCTGGAACCAAACCGCCGCCGCCCGTCTGGTCACGGAAACCCAACTCGGTCCCGTGTTGCAAAGCCTCGGCGGCCAGGCGCTGACCTGGTTCACCAAGAATTCCCCCCCACCCGACGACAACGACGCCGCCGCGAAAGCGATGCCCTCGCCCCGCGAAATCGCCGCTCTGGTTAAGCATGTGTTCGACTTCGGGTTCGTCGAGGCGTTCGTCGGCGATCCTAGCCGTCCCGAGACCATCCGCATCATCGGGGTCATCCCCAAGGTGCGTGGTTCAGACAATCAAGCGGTGGTCGATCGGTTGCTCGATCAAGTCGGCCCAACACGGATGATCGGCGACCGCTCAGTTCGGTTCCGCGCGGAACCGCCGCTCTCACACGCGGTCTGGTACGAGGGTTCGCACCTGGTGTTGGTGGCCGTCGAGAGCCGGGACGAGGCGAATCTCGTCGCTGAGGTCGAGCGAATCGTCGCTGCCGCCCAGGGCAAGAGCGCTCGTTTGGCCGACGATCCGCGCGTCCGCAACATCAAGCCATTTGTCCCCGATACGACCATCCTCGTTCAAGGGTTCTTGGAACTCGATCGGTTCGTCGCGGGTTCCGAGGAATTGACCAAACTCGGGTTGGATGGACTTAAGGCGGTGCGTTTCCAGATCGGCGCGCGGGGACCAGCGATCGTGACCGGCCTGCGGGTCGATTTGCCCTCGCCGCGACGCGGGTTGGCCGCGATGCTCGACAACGCAGGGTTCGCCTCCACCGACCTGCCGCCGATTCCCAAGGAGGCCGCGAGCTTCGTCGCCTTCGACCTCCAACCGGCTCGATTGGTCGATCAAGGTCTCAAAATCGCCGAGGAGTTCGATCCCCAAATTCGCCCGTCCGTCGAGGGGTTCCTGGAGCAATTCCGCGAACGGGTCGGCTTCGACCCCCGCAACGATCTCCTGGCCCGATTCGGTCCCCGAGGCGCGTTCTACCTCCAACCCAACGTGGTGGGCGACGGTCTGGACTGGGGCGGCTTCAAGGTGCCCAAGCCGATCCTGCTCATGGATGTGAACGATCGTCCCGCCCTGGAGCGGACGCTCAAGCAAGGCGTCGCGCGAATCAACCCCGTCCTGGCCAGCCTGGGCAGCGTCATGGACTGGTTGCCGGGACGGCAAGGGATTGAATTCCAGCCAAACGACATGTTGATTGAGCGCCCCGGCGAACCCCCGGTGGATTTCCCTCCCCCTCGCGGGCCGAATGTTCTCGCAATGAACATGGGTGGCCAACAACCGCGCCGATCCGGCAACCGAGTCTCCGAGTTTCGCCCGCTCAAGGACGGCCGTTCCGGCTATTCCTTGACAATTCCGCCCGGCGTCATGCCGTTGCCGGTGGCGATTCGTCCCACCTTCGAGTTCGGTCCCAAGGCGGCGGTCATGGCGCTCAATCCCGACCTCGCCGCCGAGGCGGTCGCCGTCCAAACGACCCCCGGCGGTCTCTGGATCGACCAGCCCGACCATCGCAAGTTGCTCGAAGGCTTGCCGCCCAAGGTCCTCATGCTGGCGGTGGACGACCCCCGCGAATCGACCCCCTATCTGCTGGCCAACGCCCCGGTGTTGGCTCAAACCATGATGGTCGGCGCGCATCGCGCCATGATGACGGAACGCGGCGAACCGATCAAACCGCCCATTTTGACGTTCGATCCCGACGACCTGCCAACCATCGCCCAGCTCAAAGCGCCGTTGTTTCCGAATGTGACCACCGTTTCGGTGGACGACCAGGGGTTGCTGATCGTCTCCTCGGTCTCAGTCCCCAGCATAGGAATTGGTCTCGACTCGGTGGGCACCACGGTTCCAGTGGCCATTGCTTTGACACTGCCTGCCGTGCAGTCAGCCCGCGAGGCGGCCCGTCGCGCTCAGTGTACCAACAACCTCAAATACATCGGTCTTGCGATGTACATTTACCACGATACGTTCAATCGGTTCCCCGACGACATCCGCGACCCCAAAACCGGCGAGCCGCTGCTGTCGTGGCGGGTGGCGATTCTGCCCTATCTGGAACAACAAAATCTCTACAATCGCTTCAAGCTGGACGAACCCTGGGACAGCCCGCACAACCGGGAGTTGCTCAAGGAGATGCCGGCGTTGTTCCGATGCCCTTCGGACTATACGATGGGTGAAGGGATGACCGGCTATCTTTCATTCCGTGGTCCCGGAGCGTTTCTGGATCGTCCCGGCGGGACGCGGATCAACGAGATCACCGACGGCACCTCCAACACGATCATGGTGGCCGAGAGCCTGGAGGGTGTTGAGTGGACCCGGCCCCGGGACTTCACGTTCGACCCCGAGGCGGAGGTTCCGGCGGAAGGGATCGGCTCGAAGCATCCTGGCGGGTACAACGCCCTGTTCGGGGATGGCTCGGTGCGATTCCTGAAAACCACGCTTGAGCCGCAAACCCTCAAGGCGCTCATCACCCGCAATGGGGGCGAGGTCATTTCGATTCCTTGAAGCGGATTCAAGGAGGAACGATCCGCGCTTGTAAGCCAATGACACCCTTCTGATTCCCTCCTCCCGAACCGACTGCTAACCTTCAGGCGGTCGGTTCGACGGGGCGGGCGTAACGGGTGCGGGTTGCTCGACCGATGAGGACGAGTTGCCGCAAGGCCTCGCTGCCGAGGAGACCGGCGCAGCCCAGCAGAATCCAGCCGAGACGTTGCAGGAAGGCGTCGGCGGAGTTCAAAGTGGCGGGGGTGACTCGACGCAGGTGTTCCAAACTGATGTGGGTTTGAGTAAGCGACGATTCCAGCAGGTCAAGACGTTCACGAAGTTGGATTGACTGATCAGGTAGCGACTCGGCGAAGTCGGCGGCCAGCCGTTCCCAGGCGTCCTGGGCCGTCTTGAATTCGTCGCGGTGGACCAAGAGGTCGTCAAGCCTCTGAGCCGAGGCGATCAGCACAGCGGACGAGCCTTTGAGTCCAGCCTGAATCCGAGGTAGACCGTCGGCGGCCTTGCGAAGGGGTTCGCGGCCTTCCTGGAGCGCCTCGGCCAGTTCGATGAGCCGGTGACTCTGGCGTAATAAATCGGTGATTTCGCCGGTGAGCTTGGGCAGGACCTTGGCGATTCGGGCCACCTGGTCGGGCAACGCGCGGGCCAGCGGTTCGACCCGCTCGCGTTGGGCCAGCGCCACGGCGAGGCTGCCGCGGGTTTGAGCCACCACGACCCGCGCCGCTTCTAATGATTCGTGGATGCGGGGAACGAGGCGGGCGCGGGCGTCGAGTTCGGTTCGCATGGCGTCGAGGCTGGCGGAAATCTCGCAAAGACCTTGAGCGGCGTTGGTGAGCCGATCGCGCCAGGGGTTGCCCATGAGGGGAATCCAGCGGGCGGCGAGGTCGCGGGTGATGGCGTGAGCGTTGTCGGAGACCTTGCGGGCGGAATTCAGAGCATCTTGAAGAGTGTGGATCGCTTGGGGATCAAGCGCGTCGCGGGTGGCTTGCAGACCGCGGTCGAGGTCGTCTAGGGCGTCGTGGACCAGCTGGAGCGGCTGAAAGTCGAGCTGGGCGGCGTGGGTTAGTTCGACGAGACCCTTGGCGGTGGTTTCCAGACCACGGGTGGCCTGGTCCAGTTCCTGCGAAGCTCGCAGGCCAGCCGGCCCCAGGCGGTTGGCCCAGTCGGCGGCCTGTTCTAGGGTGCGATCCAAGGCGGCGATCAATTCGGGGCGGGCCAGGCTCGCCAGGCTGGAGGTTCCTCGACCGGCCGCGTCGAGCGCGTCGCGTAACGCCTCTAAGGCGTCGGCGTCCAGAGGCCGGGCACGGGCGAGGCGGGCGAACTGCTCAGCGCGGCCGCGCAGTTCGGCCACGCGGTCGGCGGTGAAGGGTTGGCGCGCTTGGTCGAGTTGTTGGCGAAGTAGGGTCACTTGGTCCGCGGAGGCGTCCGCGAAGGTTTCGACGCTTCGCAAGGTGGCCTGGACCTCGGCAGGCCGGGGCAGGGCGTCACGTAGCCAGAGTAGGGCCGTCGCGCCGGCGATCGCCAGAAGCACCCGGACCGCGCGACCGATTCGCTCATCAACCACGGGGGCGGAGACGCTCATCGGGACGATTCCATTCTTTCCAGGGCAACGGCGGTTCATTGATCCAATCCAACCCGGCCCATTCCAAACGGGAGGGGACGGGCGGTCGGGCATGGCCGGTCGCGTCGTCGTGGGCTTAGGGGTGATGTGGTTGCTGTGATCAAGCCTCGGAGGTGAGAAAGACCAACCGGGTCGAATATTTAGGGCCTTCGCCCTGAAGGAAGTCGACTTCAGACTCGTCGTCGGCGAATGGTGCCCATTCGTCGCGGTCCACTCGACGCAGTTCGGCCTCGACTACGGAGCCGACGAAGACGCGGACCCGGCCATCGGGCTGAATTGGTCGCAACGCGGTCTCTTGAGCGTGACGCGCCGCGGTGGCCAGGTCGGGGGCGTTGATTCCAATCAGGATGAAGTAACCGGTCGAACCGGGCGGGCCCGATTCGTCGCGCTCTCCGAGTGGCTGATCCAAACGCACAGTGACGTGGGCTTGATAGTGGTTCATTCTCGTCGGATCACTCCAATCTAAAGGGACCATGAAACCCAGGTGAGACGGGAGGACGTTGGACGAGCGACGCGCGTGAGGGGGAGCGTCGTGACATTGCAGGAGCGTCGTGACATTGCATTAGATAAGCGACCTTCTTATGAAGAGAGACTCTGACCCGAGCGTGCCAGTTGATCCTCGACCGCTTGGGTGATCTCCTTCATTTTGAGTGGTTTGACCAGGACCACCAGACGGTCGTTTTCGGGGATGGAACTGCGCAATGGGGCTTGCTTGGGACCCAAGAGCAGGACGATTCGGGGTTTGCGGCCTAGTTGCTTGGCGAGGTTGCGGAGTTTGCGGAACGACTCGATCGCGCCGGAGCCGAACCCGTCGGCGTCGAACAAGATGAAGTCGGTGGGATGTTCCCTGTAGCGTTCCATCGCCAGGTCGAGGTCGCTGAAGAGGAAGACACGCAAACCACGCTTGTCGAACGATTTGCGGAAGACCTCGCGGACTTCCTCCTGGCGTTCGACGCAGAACAGTTCGGGTTGGACGAAGGCGACAAACTCGCCACCCGCAGATGAGGGATCTTCTTCGTGAGTCGGACCATCTTGATCATCGTCGTCGTCGAAAAGGGATGGTCCCTGATCCATCCCAGGTTCGTCTTGGAGGGCGGACTGGTCCTCGATGTCGAACGAGCCGGTTGAACCTGCGTCGGAGTGGGACGGTTCGGTGGTGGAGGAGCGGAGGAACATCGGGGGGGCCGATGTCAGCCCACCGGGTTGGGGTTGCAATTCGGGTTCGGGATCGGATGGGATGTTGGAGCCGGGGGGAAGGAAGATTTGGTCGGGTCTGAGGGTGTCGAAGTCGAAGTCTTCGAAGTCGCCACCGGTCCTGGAGGGCTTGGAGGTTCGGGTTTCAACCGGAGCCGTGCCGCCGATTCGAGCAGCAAAAGCTTCCAGATCGGCCAGGACTTCGGCCATGCTCTGGTAGCGTTGTTTGAGATCGACCTTCATCATTTTTTCGATGATGGCGGCGAGTTCGGGAGGGGGGGCGTGGCGATGTTCGCTGATCGGCGTGATCGCCCCGAAACTGCGCTTCATCATTTTACGGATGGGGTCGTCGCTTTCCACCTCGCTCATCGGTGCTTGGCCGGTGAGCATTTGATAATATACGCAGCCGAGAAAGAAGATGTCGGAACGGGGGTCGCCTTTGGGGCTGCCGCAGGTTCGTTCTAGGGCGGAGTAATCGACGGTGCGCTGGCTGTGGGTCCGCTCAACCTTCTTTTCGTCCTCGATTTCCGCCAGGCCGAAATCCACAAGTTTGGCCTGACGGTTGGTGGAGATCAGGATGTTGGTGGCTTTGAGGTCGCGGTGGGTGACTCCTTGCTCCAGCGAGTATTTCAAGCCTTGGGCCAGCCCAATCATCATCGGCAGAGCTTCTTGGTAGGGCAGTCGGACGCGCCGACGGAGGAACTCGCGAAGATTAGCCCCCTCGACGAATTCCATCGTCATATAGTGGCGACCCTGTTCTTCGCCGTAGTCGTAAACCTGAACAATGTTGGGATGGATCAGTTTGAGGCCGGCTTCTGCCTCTTTGCGGAACCGTTCGATTGCCCCGCGGTCGGCCACGAACCGTTGCCGCAACACCTTGATGGCGATCGGTTGGTTGCCGGGTTGCCGAACACCGCGGTAGACCCGCGCGAAAGTCCCTTCGGCGATGTGGAACAGAACCCGGTGGCCACCATAAAAGAAGCCCTGCGAGTCTCCTTTGCGGAGACGATCGAGTTGCCAACTGGTCAGCAGGTTGCGGCGTGAGAGCAGACTTTCGACCGACTTGAGCGATCCATCGGGGGCATCGACCAAAACGGCGTTGGCCTGGCTTTGAGTGATGAGTCCCAGACGAACGGCGTTATCCAACAGGTCTCTGGCGGTGAGGTCGGTGTCGGGCATGGCGCGGGCCTCCGACGAATTCTTGAGGTCGGGCGTTGTGCGGTGGATGGACGTCCGGGCTGGGCTGGTCTGGCCTGGTCTGAGAAGGGGAGGGCCAGGCGTGGACGGGCCGGAGCGATGCGAAGCGAGGCGATGCGATCGAAGCGTGATGGAGCATGAGCCGACGCCGCGAATGGTGCGGCGAGGTCAATTGAGGTGGGATTGAAGGGAAACGGCTGGCGAATTGGGGCTGCGGATCGGCTAGGGTAAGGCTGGCGGAGGCGATGGTGTTCGTGTTCATAAGAACGACGACGCCGGAACGGCCCAAACTTGACCATTCCGGCGTCGGACGACTCGCGGACGAACAGAGACCAAACCGGGTTCGGACTCGAACAACGTCGGCAGGCCGGGTGGTCAGCGCCGGGGGGGCGGTCAAACCGCCTGACTGGAACAACGGGCTGTTCGGGAGACGCCGAACCCCAACGGCGTGACGATCCAAGCCCATCGAGGTCGGCGTTGGGAGAAAACGAGAACTGGCGGTGGGACGCTACGCCGCCAGTCCTCTTCGAGGCGAGAATTTGACACGTCGAAAAAGCGTCGGGAAAGGGTCCCGCACGCGAATTGGGGGGCGGAGAATGGGGATGGAGGCGATCAATAACGATCGCGACCGCCGCCGTAGCCGCCACCGCCGCCGTAGCCACCACCACCGCCGCCGCCGTAGCCACCACCGCGGCCGCCGCCGTAGCCACCGCGGCCGCCACCGCCGCCGTAGCCGCCGCCACCGCCGGAGCGGGGTTCGCGTGGACGGGCTTCGTTGACGGTCAGGTTGCGCCCCCGGTAGTCTTGACCATGAAGCGCGTTGATGGCCTCATCCGCGCCGCTGCTCATCTCGATGAAGCCGAACCCGCGCGAGCGATTGGTTTCACGGTCGATGATGATCTGAGCCGAGACGACTTCACCGTACTCGCTGAACAGATCGATGAGATTGTCCTCGGTCGTGTCGAAGGTCAGATTACCGACGTAAAGCTTCTTATTGGACACTGGAACGATCCTTGCCTTGCACCTCCGAGACCGACTGCTTCCGGCGAGACAGCGACCAGACACCGCTTCAAACACCCCGCACAGAGCGGTCATCCCTCCGACTATAACAGTAGCGGATGGAACCCGTTTTGGGAATCGAAAAATCTCAAGAATTTCTTTCCCTCCACGCCGCCCGCGTTGGATTCAGAGCGCGGCTCGTAGGTCGAGCGATTCGGGCGGAAGTGGTACTCCAGTGATCCTCAAAAACTTTAACGTTTGAGGGTTGGGTTGCGGTGGGGCGTCCAGGTTCGCCAACCGGCGAGATCATTGACCGCGAGGCTGGCGAGCAGAGCCAGGACGGGTGTGAGCGGAGCCCGCATTCGCAAGTCGGTCCAGTAGACCAGATGAACCAGGCTAAGACCCACGAGCCAGGCGATCGCCACCCGACCGGGCCAGCGTCGGACGGTGGGTCGAGTCAATCCGAGGGCGGCCAGCGTCAACAGGGGCAGACTCCAGCAGGCGGTCGCCAGGACCACCGCTCGGGGGAAGACCTGGGACGAGGGAGCGAACGCCCAGAAGCGGCCCCAGCGCGCTAGTGAAGCGCGGACGAACTCTCTGGGATGCTCAGCGATGAATCTCAGGGTTCGGGCGGTCAGTTCGGCGTCGGCTTCCGGTTCACTTAAACCCTGCAACGACGTGTTGATCTCGCGGAACCAGGCAGCCTGGTTAGGACCGCTCCAGACTGCGCCGGCGGGACCATTGAGAACCTCAGCGTAGTACACCGGGTTATTGGCCAAGGCCAGGGTGTAACCGCCATGCGTTGTGGTGAGGATGAAGCCGCCGACCGCCAAGTGGTTGCGAATCGCCCAGGGACTCAACGTCCCCACCAGACCTAGTAGGATCAAAGCAGCCGCCTTGCGGCTCCCCGGCGCGGCGGTGGGGAAGGCCCGAGCGACGACGATCAACAGACCGCACGGCAAGAGGCTGGGGCGACAAAGCGCCGCCAGCCCCAGCACCATCCCCAACCCCAGCGATCGAGCCGGGCGTTCGGCGAGAGCGGCCAGCCACGTTCCCAACGCCACGAGCAACGCCGCGAGAGTTTCGGTCATGGTGAGCGGCGCTTGGGCGACGAGAACCGGATCCAGCGCCACGATGAGACCAGCTCCCAGCGAAGCGCGAGGCCCTAGTCCCCAGCGTCGGGCGGTTTCCAAGATGAGAACTGCAGTGATGGCTCCCATCAGCGCATGTAAAGGCCAAACCCAACGCGGTTCGTCGGGAGCGAGGGCGACTAGGGGAACGAGCGTCAGAGGGTAGAGCGGGGGACGATAGGCGGTGGGCCGATCGTTCCAAACGAATCCCCGTCCTTCGGCCAACGCCAGGGCCAGAGTGCGGTAGCCGTCGGGGTCGGGGGCGGGATCGTCGGCGTTCCAGCGGGATACCGCCAACGCCAGACGGGTCAGGATTGCCAAAAGCGCCACCAGCCAACGGGATCGATTCATCACCGGGGTTGCCTCCGCGGCCTTCTCCCCGATGAACCGCCACGCTCCGACTCGCTTTCGCCTCAACTCGTTCCTTAGCCGCATCCGTTGGGCTTGGCTGCGCCTGAGTGGCCTGGCCCCAGCGTGTGGAGACGGATTCGGTTGGGGAGAGGATCAAATGCGTTCATATCGTAAACAAAGGCCGGAACGGGTTGCTTCAGGGCGAGGGAGTCTTGGGTGATGGAGCCGACGCGCTCCCCGTCGTCGAGGCGGGCGCGACCGAGGGATCGGCGGCGGGGGCAACGGCGGCGGGGGTGGGGTTAGAGGAAGGAGACGGTGCTTGGGTCGTGGCCAACGCGGCGGCCTCGGCCGCTCCCATCAGGCTTCGGAAATCCGCGCGCTCCCGCAGCGAATCGAACGAGGCGGTCTTCAGCGCCGCGAGCCGTGCAGGATCGGCGTAGTATCCGGCTTGTTGGGCGCGGGTCAAGAGTTCGACAGCGCGGGTCTCGCGTTCGTTGACCAGGCGTCGGCGCTCGGTTTCGGAGAGTGAGCCATCGCGGCGGAGGGTCTGCGACGCCTCGCAAAGCGCCCAAGCGGCGTGGTGCAGTTCGTCACCCGTGCGTTCGCCGGGACGTTTGAGGGCTGCTTCCACCAAGTTGGCGGCCCCGGCGTGGTCTCCCATGCGAGCCAGGGTGAGGGCCTTGAGGACTTCAAGTTGAACGGTGTGCCGACCGTCGTCCCGAGCCAGTGCTTGGTTCCAAACGGTGGCGGCTTCAGCGTGGCGGTCCAAGTCGCTCAAGGCCAGCGCCTTCCCC encodes:
- a CDS encoding Gfo/Idh/MocA family protein; protein product: MTRRFSTSAAAGSSGWDRRAFLQSLGLGGAVAALHGLGLETARGYQANDTLHIGIMGVGGRARALMSSLVKFPNVKITALCDVWDHSLEEGRKLADPNAFVTKSHDDFLARNDLDAVLIGSPDHWHVPMTIACCKAGKDVYVEKPLTHQPEEGAQLIAVHDQTKRVVQVGTQQRSMPQYIKANQLIRDGKIGQVFKAHLSWNRWVPNRMKRYDPGVDPASVDWKGFLGNAPEQPFDGYRFRNWRWFWDFGGGILTDLMVHQIDIAHWFLDLKEPQRAAAFGRKVAAEAWETPDTIECVLDYGPPLQTFFEGGFSNARNRAMITFIGTSGTIYLDRGRYEFTPADAETPTETLVLGTDPRKGLDFYDNPDGETLHIADWLDAIRTRRVPNAPVEAGVTAANAAHLGNQAYRSGQVAVMRSNPV
- a CDS encoding DUF1559 domain-containing protein, producing the protein MNPTRRRRATWAPVAAALIGWGATLGVALPVSVSRVQAQNAENSPARLVPGEQLVYYLEWVGLDARRDDWNRTAAAQVLNEAGYGRILNQIVEQIASYAERSMGPNGPDLDFVRAVVTRVVDRGFALGVQANFAEPVQGNPLRAAVAVFTGVGRNDLRPTLEVLLGQFGFNTVQAEDVTYWILPPPPVFETAAIWFVGEDLVIAAGQDNVAQLVNDVAQGRSPSALKNPIRERLVNPTDAQAIRALGLGFIELEGVPFGAASQALGLDGLKRVESVIGFQGAALATEARIVAPAPRRGLLTLLDQPGLDWDNPPPIPAEVNDFTIVSFDPAAAIKLAKTLTGEFDPRAPAQIDQTLADIKTRFQIDLEGDWIKAIGHQFSFFVVPPSENDNLNMLYFRVPKVAMVAQPRDPAQFRAGLDRTMNAVNPLLANAGMPMFDAAFEEMGMRFEFPEGPPASGQLQFRKLKTGDGWALTIPPAVFPMNVGVRPTALVGPRDFVLSVSPEAARQVTAIRAGEQPSWFEQKSNRQLIQDLKTGGKPILFAITDPRDTTPQFLMNVPAMVQGLAGFTAYLNPDAPPFVLEIDPDDIPSRASLRKPLFPNTVLASVDDFGLTIRTRTSLPAANVGVSTGAFATALMLPAVQSAREAARRTQCANNLKQMAIAAFNYEVVYGRFPDDIRDPKTGEPLLSWRVAILPYLEQQNLYNRFKLDEPWDSPHNLELLNEMPAIFRCPSDDTMGEGMTGYLSFRGPGAFLDRPGGTSLVEISDGTSNTIMVAEGLEGVEWTRPRDFTFDPEAEMPVEGIGSKHPGGYNALFGDGSVRFLRTTLDPQTLKALITRNGGEIINPNGLLP
- a CDS encoding DUF1559 domain-containing protein — its product is MIRTRSWIPCGIAALVLVGPGTLALAQTEPRPLQIIPAEEVFGVIGSRGLNADRAAWNQTAAARLVTETQLGPVLQSLGGQALTWFTKNSPPPDDNDAAAKAMPSPREIAALVKHVFDFGFVEAFVGDPSRPETIRIIGVIPKVRGSDNQAVVDRLLDQVGPTRMIGDRSVRFRAEPPLSHAVWYEGSHLVLVAVESRDEANLVAEVERIVAAAQGKSARLADDPRVRNIKPFVPDTTILVQGFLELDRFVAGSEELTKLGLDGLKAVRFQIGARGPAIVTGLRVDLPSPRRGLAAMLDNAGFASTDLPPIPKEAASFVAFDLQPARLVDQGLKIAEEFDPQIRPSVEGFLEQFRERVGFDPRNDLLARFGPRGAFYLQPNVVGDGLDWGGFKVPKPILLMDVNDRPALERTLKQGVARINPVLASLGSVMDWLPGRQGIEFQPNDMLIERPGEPPVDFPPPRGPNVLAMNMGGQQPRRSGNRVSEFRPLKDGRSGYSLTIPPGVMPLPVAIRPTFEFGPKAAVMALNPDLAAEAVAVQTTPGGLWIDQPDHRKLLEGLPPKVLMLAVDDPRESTPYLLANAPVLAQTMMVGAHRAMMTERGEPIKPPILTFDPDDLPTIAQLKAPLFPNVTTVSVDDQGLLIVSSVSVPSIGIGLDSVGTTVPVAIALTLPAVQSAREAARRAQCTNNLKYIGLAMYIYHDTFNRFPDDIRDPKTGEPLLSWRVAILPYLEQQNLYNRFKLDEPWDSPHNRELLKEMPALFRCPSDYTMGEGMTGYLSFRGPGAFLDRPGGTRINEITDGTSNTIMVAESLEGVEWTRPRDFTFDPEAEVPAEGIGSKHPGGYNALFGDGSVRFLKTTLEPQTLKALITRNGGEVISIP